The nucleotide sequence TTCTCGCCACGCGCCCAGGTGGCCGTGATCCCGGGATGGGCCGCCAGGAAGGCGACGAGCGCGTCGTTCGGGCCATCGAGATGAATGGCCGGCAGGAAGTGGTTGTCGGTCTCGGTGTCCGAGACGGTCGGGTTGTAGAGGATCATCCCGGCGGCGCCGCCGAGGCTGGCGAAGTAGCCCTTCTCGACCCGTCCACCACCCCCGCCGCCGCGCTCGCAGACGACCACCTTGCCGACGAGCGACCCGGCGGCGAACGGCTGCAGGCAGAAGTCGCTGCCGGTGTAACCGACGACCGAAGTCGGTAGTACGACCGGTGTTCCGGTCACGCCGGCGGTGATCGTCGACCCGACCTTGCTGAACGTGGCCCCATCGGTGGAGGTGAGCGTCATGCTCGATTCGAAGGCGCGGTCCGAGGTCGAGGCCGCGACCGTGGTGACCCACGGCCCGGCGTGCTCGGCCGTCCCTGTACCTGGCCCGGAGTTGCCCGCCGAGGCGGAGACGCTGATGCCTGCCGCGTAGGCATCCAGGAAGGCGAGCTCGACCGGATCGGTGTAGGCGCTGGCCCCACCGGAGATCGAGAAATTGATGACGTTGACCCCGTCGAGAATGGCCTGCTGGATGGCCCGGACGGAGTCCGAACCGAAGCAGCCCGATTCCAGGCAGACGCGGTACATGATCACCGAAGCGCCGGGAGCGATCCCGCTGATCGGCCCCCGGTCGACGCCCAGCAGCGGCACGCTCTTCACCGGGTCGCCGGCGGCGGTGGTGGAGGTGTGGGTGCCGTGTCCGTCGGAGTCACGCGCGGAGCAGGTGCCGAACGGGTGTGCGGTGCTGATGAGGGTGACATCGCAGTACTCGCCGGCCTTCGGGGCACCGGCGGAGAGGTTCGTGTCCAGGAAGGCGTAGGCCCCGATGAGCTTGTGGTTGCAGGTGAAGCTCGCTCCCAGTGCTGCGTCGGTGCCGGTGCCGAAATCGCAGCCCCAGGTCTTGGCGGCCGGGCCGGGCTTGGCCAGACCGAGATCCTTGAGGGAGGGGTGCTCTGGCCAGATCCCGGTGTCCAGGACGCCGACGATCACTCCCTGACCGGCTTTCACCGGGCCACCGAGGCTCGGCCAGACCTTGTTGGCCCCGATGAACTTCGTGGTGTCGCTGGAGATGGACGCAGTCCGTGCCGACGACGTGGACGTGCTGGCCGGGACGGCGAGCGATACGGATTCCTCGGCGTCGGCGGTCGGGTGCTGCAGCGAGTCCTGTTGGACGGCGGAGACTCCCGGGATCTCGAGCAACGCCTTGGCCTGGTTCGCCGGAAGTCGGACCGACAGGCCTCCGTAGGCGAGAGTGAACGAACTCAACACCTTGGCCGCGGGCACGGCGGCCCGGATCCGCTTCGATGCGTTGGCCGACTCGGCGTCGGCGTGCCGGAGGTAGCTGGTGACGGCGGGATCGGATTTGTTCAGCCGTTTGCCGGTCACCTGCGGGCTGGTGGCTGCGAGACCGGCGACGCCGCCTTGATACGAAGCGGCCGCGTCGTAGTCGAGCTTGACCATCACGTTGACGGGCGTGGTATCGGTGCGGGCCAGCAGAGCGGGGTCGCTCCTTGCGATCTGCCCGCTTGCGGACTTCTCCGAGACAATCGTCGACGTGGGTGTGAGAGCGGTTGCGGTGTAACGACTCGCCCCCGGCGCCGCTGCGGTGGCCTGACTCGTGGCGAGCCCCGAGATCAGGATCACGGTGCCGATGACGGCCAGAAATTTGGGACCGCGCCGAGTGTTCACAGGGCTCCTCTGTCTCGAGTAGCACCCGCGGACGTTGACGCCCGGGCGCGCTGAGTAAGCAGACCGTAAACCTCCGGTGAGGTTTGCACCATAGGCCGAGCGGGTCGAAGCGCCGGGCCGCGGGAGGGGGACGTCCGACGATGCCGCACACGGGTGACGCGAGCGACGGGGCCGCTGGACAGCGGATTGACATCGCTCCACAACATTG is from Nakamurella sp. PAMC28650 and encodes:
- a CDS encoding S8 family serine peptidase, translated to MNTRRGPKFLAVIGTVILISGLATSQATAAAPGASRYTATALTPTSTIVSEKSASGQIARSDPALLARTDTTPVNVMVKLDYDAAASYQGGVAGLAATSPQVTGKRLNKSDPAVTSYLRHADAESANASKRIRAAVPAAKVLSSFTLAYGGLSVRLPANQAKALLEIPGVSAVQQDSLQHPTADAEESVSLAVPASTSTSSARTASISSDTTKFIGANKVWPSLGGPVKAGQGVIVGVLDTGIWPEHPSLKDLGLAKPGPAAKTWGCDFGTGTDAALGASFTCNHKLIGAYAFLDTNLSAGAPKAGEYCDVTLISTAHPFGTCSARDSDGHGTHTSTTAAGDPVKSVPLLGVDRGPISGIAPGASVIMYRVCLESGCFGSDSVRAIQQAILDGVNVINFSISGGASAYTDPVELAFLDAYAAGISVSASAGNSGPGTGTAEHAGPWVTTVAASTSDRAFESSMTLTSTDGATFSKVGSTITAGVTGTPVVLPTSVVGYTGSDFCLQPFAAGSLVGKVVVCERGGGGGGRVEKGYFASLGGAAGMILYNPTVSDTETDNHFLPAIHLDGPNDALVAFLAAHPGITATWARGEKATVRGDVMAGFSSRGPVGDFLKPDVTAPGVQVLAGNTPTPIGIPAGPPGELFQAIAGTSMSSPHSAGISALVKAAHPTWTPGQIKSALMTSSVQDVVESNGTPANAWDEGAGSLRANRAVGPTVTFDVPASAYVASASDLLNRVDLNLPSINANPLTGALKTFRTAQNVSGRTQTFDVGSTTADGLEITVSPSTFTLAPNAKQKLKIIIDGTATSDGFHFASLTVRPRDSASIDAVLPVVVNRQPGLVPLTQSCDPISLLRNGIAGCTVTATNTAPVPAVATIKVTAPGKLTVSGVSAPAHRTSTGAAWSGTLSPTLAPTVTSIVAGTNPVGGYLALSTFGIAPVAGVGDETMTNFTVPSFQYGGETYTGVGVDANGYVVVGGGTSQDNECCLVQTFPNPIRPNNVIAPFWTDLNPAAGGAVRVGTLTDGVNHWLVVDFAGVPAFGSSVLNTFEVWIQLGAVEGQWLSYGTLGGANGQPLSVGAENRDGSSGANVTGAASGGGYVITLAPPTPGGTVSFTYKASSKQAGKYDLLASLTTPIVKGTTTARTTLTVSK